The DNA sequence CCCCAGCGCACGGTTGCTGTTTGGGGAGAGGCCGGTCTTGAAGCCGCGGACGTAGCTGATCTGGATCCGTTCGTCGTTGGAGACGAAGGGGATCAGGTTGCAACCGGCTAGGCTGGTCGCGACGACGGCGGCTCCGAAGCCGATCCAGCGGATCAGGGAAGACTTTGCCACAGCTGGTCCCTCGAACATCCGAAAACACTCACAATATCGGATTTTAGCGGCAGCTTGTCAACCGAGGCACGCGGCTGTGTTACAATTTAAAGCTCATTCCTTGATAGTCGCGGCCCTGGTGCCGCACCCGCCACCCTCGCGGTCTCAACTCTGGAGGCAACCACCCATCGTGTCGAAAAAGCGCATTATGAGCGGCATGCGCCCCACCGGCCAGCTCCATCTCGGCCACTGGCTCGGGGTGCTGGTCAACTGGGAAAAGCTGCAGGACGCGTACGACTGCTACTTCATGGTGGCCGACTGGCACGCCTTGACCACCGGCTTCGAGAAGACCGAGCACCTGCGCGCCAACACCCGCGAGGTGTTGCTCGACTGGCTCGCTGCGGGGATCGATCCCGCGCGCAGCACCATCTACGTCCAGTCCTCCCTGCCCGAGATCGCCGAGCTCACCCTGCTCCTCTCCATGATCACCCCGGTCAGCTGGCTGCAGCGCAACCCGACCGTCAAGGAGCAAGCGGCCGAGCTTCACGCCGCCGAGGACGCCATGACCTCGGGCTGGCTCAACTACCCCACCCTCATGAGCGCCGACATCCTGGCCTTCAAGGGCGAGCTGGTGCCGGTGGGCAAGGACCAGCTGCCCCACCTCGAGATCAGCCGCGACATGGCGCGGCGCTTCAACCACCTCTACGCGGAGGTCTTCCCCGAGCCCAAGGGCCTGCTCACCGAGGAGTCCGCCCTGCCCGGCCTCGACGGCCGCAAGATGAGCAAGAGCTACCACAACGACATCAAGCTGGCGGATACCCCCGAGGCGACCCAGCAGAAGGTCATGACCATGGTGACCGACCCGGGTCGCCAGCGCCGGCAGGACCCGGGCTACCCCGAGGTCTGCACGGTTTACGGCTACTACAACGCGATCGCCCCCGACCTGGTGCCGCAGGTGGCCGCAGAGTGCCGCACGGCCTCGATCGGCTGCGTCCAGTGCAAGCGACGCCTGGCCGACTCGCTCAACGCCACGCTCGCCCCCATCCGGGAGCGCCGCGAAGCGTATGCCCAGACCCCCGGCCTCCTCGAGACCATCCTCCAGGAAGGCAAAGAGAAGGCCGCGGTCGTCGCGCGCGAGACCATGGCCGAAGTCCGAGAGGCGATGAAGCTGAATGTCCTCACCCCAGCGTTTGCAGAAAATCCTCGCTAGCGCGGGGGTCGCGTCCCGGCGCCGCAGCGAGGAGCTGATCCTCGCCGGGCGCGTGTCGGTCAACGGCCAGGTGGTGCGCGAGCTTGGCGCCAAGGCCGATCCCGCGCACGACGCGATCGAAGTCGACGGCACCCCCTTGCCCAGCCAGACCGACAAGGTCTACTACGCCCTCAACAAGCCCACGGGCTACATCACCTCCGTGACCGACCCCAAGGGCCGCCGCACCGTCATGGCGCTCGCGCCCGAGGTGCCGGGCCTCCACCCGGTGGGCCGTCTCGACTACGACACCAGCGGCCTGTTGCTCCTGACCAACGACGGCGACTTGACCCTGGCCATGACCCACCCGCGCTACGGCGTCCCGAAGACCTACGACGCCCTCGTGGAGGGGCACCCGACCGAGCGCATCCTCCAGCGCCTGCGTGACGGCCTGCGGCTGGAGGACGGCTACACCGCCTCCGCCAAGGTCGTGGCACTCGGGACCGAAGGGGATCAGTCGCGCGTCCGCATCACCATCCACGAAGGCCGCAACCGCCAGGTCCGGCGCATGTTCGCCGCCATCGGCCACCCGGTCGTGCGCCTCAAGCGCCTGTCGGTCGGCACCGTCTCCATCGAGGGAATCGCCCTCGGGGGCTACCGCCCCCTCACGCCGCAAGAAGTCGTCGAATTGAAACAGCAAACCGGACATGAGGAGGGGCAACCGTGACCAGACTCGCGGAGATCGGCCAGCAGCTCAAGGAGGCGCGCCTCGGGCGAAATCGCTCCATCGAGGACATCGCCTTCGAGACCCACCTCAAGGCCTCTCACCTCCAGGCCCTCGAGGAAGGGGACGAGCAAAGCCTTCCCGAGCCCGTCTACGTCAAGAGCTTCATCCGGAAGTACGCACAGGCGGTCGGTCTTCCATCCGACGAGCTCGCCAATCGCTACTGGGAGACGCGCCCGCTCCCCCCGGCGCCGGTCGAGACCCGCGACTTCACCCCACCCTGGTGGATCTTCCCCTGGGTGCTCGGCGCCCTGCTGCTGGGGGCCCTCGCCTACTTCTGGGTCGTGAGCACCCGCCCCACCCCGCCTTCCGCGCCCCCTTCGCCGGTGACGACCCCGCTGCCCACCCCGACCCCGGTCGCAACCGGCAGCGTCACCACCCCGTCGGTGTCAGGCGCCACCGCGAGCGCGACGCCGTCGCTCGCCCCAGGCTTGTCGGCGGCCCCCACGGCGAAGCCGAGCGTCGCCCCGACCGTCAAGCCGACCGCGAAGCCGACCGCCAAGCCTACGGCGCCCCCCACGGCAAAGCCGGCCAGCCCCCGGCCCACGCAAGCGCCCAGTGCCGAGCCCAGCCCCGTCGTCTCTCCCGCGGTCGAACAGAGCGAGGGGAACAAACCCGCGCTGCGATCGGTCCTGAAGTTGCATGCGACGGCGACGTCGTGGGTGCGGGTCGCCCGGGGCGGCCGTGAGATCTACGCCAAGAACATGGCCGCCGGCCAGACCATGACCTGGCCGGTGCTCGAAGGCCTCGACGTCACCATCGGCAACGCGGCAGGCGTCCAGGTGACCATGGGAGACCAGGCGCTCGGAACGCTCGGCGCCAGCGGCGAGGTCGTGCGGCGCGTCTTCAAGGAGGATTGATGAG is a window from the Pantanalinema sp. genome containing:
- a CDS encoding pseudouridine synthase; the encoded protein is MQKILASAGVASRRRSEELILAGRVSVNGQVVRELGAKADPAHDAIEVDGTPLPSQTDKVYYALNKPTGYITSVTDPKGRRTVMALAPEVPGLHPVGRLDYDTSGLLLLTNDGDLTLAMTHPRYGVPKTYDALVEGHPTERILQRLRDGLRLEDGYTASAKVVALGTEGDQSRVRITIHEGRNRQVRRMFAAIGHPVVRLKRLSVGTVSIEGIALGGYRPLTPQEVVELKQQTGHEEGQP
- a CDS encoding RodZ domain-containing protein, which encodes MTRLAEIGQQLKEARLGRNRSIEDIAFETHLKASHLQALEEGDEQSLPEPVYVKSFIRKYAQAVGLPSDELANRYWETRPLPPAPVETRDFTPPWWIFPWVLGALLLGALAYFWVVSTRPTPPSAPPSPVTTPLPTPTPVATGSVTTPSVSGATASATPSLAPGLSAAPTAKPSVAPTVKPTAKPTAKPTAPPTAKPASPRPTQAPSAEPSPVVSPAVEQSEGNKPALRSVLKLHATATSWVRVARGGREIYAKNMAAGQTMTWPVLEGLDVTIGNAAGVQVTMGDQALGTLGASGEVVRRVFKED
- the trpS gene encoding tryptophan--tRNA ligase; translation: MSKKRIMSGMRPTGQLHLGHWLGVLVNWEKLQDAYDCYFMVADWHALTTGFEKTEHLRANTREVLLDWLAAGIDPARSTIYVQSSLPEIAELTLLLSMITPVSWLQRNPTVKEQAAELHAAEDAMTSGWLNYPTLMSADILAFKGELVPVGKDQLPHLEISRDMARRFNHLYAEVFPEPKGLLTEESALPGLDGRKMSKSYHNDIKLADTPEATQQKVMTMVTDPGRQRRQDPGYPEVCTVYGYYNAIAPDLVPQVAAECRTASIGCVQCKRRLADSLNATLAPIRERREAYAQTPGLLETILQEGKEKAAVVARETMAEVREAMKLNVLTPAFAENPR